From the genome of Solea senegalensis isolate Sse05_10M linkage group LG21, IFAPA_SoseM_1, whole genome shotgun sequence:
AAGGCAATGGGGGAATtcgtttacattttttaaatgtatttattaatttaaaatgttacaaagcAGGTTTTAGGTCTTATCGTCACTATCAGTTCATAAAGTGACTGAACTCGTGAATTACAGTTGAAGATAAACAGGTTGAAATAATTTGGAGTTGTAAAACCACTTTTAAcactttgttattgtttctaACAATATGATCACGAGTCTGCAGGTGTTTATTGGGCTTTATTTCAAtatgttatgattatttttattaatataatatcaaTGTAAGAAtgataatactactactactactaataataataataacaataataataataatattgttgaTTGATTGTGAGCTTTATATTATGTGAAAGCAACATTCTTGGACAATAACATTACATACAGTAgtagaaatatttaaaatgggTTGACTTGTTATTACTTTtaagtttgatgatgtcaaatATACATACAGTTAACAGAAAAATCTTATACaatgtacacacagtgtgttttccgtagtttttttttttcagtttacagtaactttgatttttatcatacagtatatgtccgTTAAATGACGAGCTGGGgcggatcaacatttttaaaatgcatcacaAATACAGTAGATGCTAAATATATCATTGTGAAATAACATGTATCAAATTATATCATATTAAATTCTTAAATATCACAGTAAGTTCTTCTTTCTCGGCAGGTGTCAATACTGTGTCACTCCCATCACGCCTTTAACTGTTCGTGAACGCGCCGAGGAAGTCGAGAACGCGGACGGCTCCGAAAAAGTGTCTGACTTCCGGGtacgtcacaggaagaggcacgaGCAAATGACTTGACAGCGATGAGCCGGGAGCGGTTAAAGATCCGTGGGGGGggtttaatgaataaaaacaggttCCAGGTGATGCGTATGCGGGTCACATGCTGAGCTGCTTGTCTCGGTCGTGGACTCGGTGAGACTTAAGCCGCTGTGTGACTGCGACACTAAGATGAGTGAGGGACTTTTCCtgcttgtgtgtttctttgcttttcctgtggttgtttttgctCAGCAGCCAAACATAGTCTTAATCCTCGCCGACGATTACGGCTGGAACGATGTGGGATACCACGGATCAGAAATCAACACTCCTAACCTGGACAAAATATCAGCCAGTGGGGTCCGTCTGGAGAACTACTACGTCCAGCCCATCTGCACCCCGTCCCGCAACCAGCTCATGACCGGGAGGTACCAGGTGAGAGCCCCCGCCTTCTGCTGCTCATGGCCGGACTTTAGTTTCCAGGTCAGGCGGGAGGACAAGTGCGATACTGGTGGTTAATACAGTGCTGGTGACGAAAGTAAtgactttaaatgtttaaaaagtacTGTCATTATCACCAGGCCTGGTTCAAGCCTGTTTGGGGctctaagctgaatttgatttgtggGGCCCCCCTCCCATCTGACTAaatgaaacactttaaaatgcattaatcatagttgtgttatttactccaaaccagtgtcattgttgtttgtttggctTTGATTATCACTATgaaatgtgacaacatgaatgttttttttatcttgtttatcTTCTGTGCACCTTCCATTCATCCAAGTAAAGAAGCAAACATTACTGTCCACTTTCaacttgttattattattattgttgttattaattaGAGAAAGCACTCAAAGAGCAGTGGGCTAGCTGCCACTCCcataacacacagtaacacacaatAATCGTACAACTTCAGTAACTCATCCTATCCCACTTCGAATTGTCTCATTTGACAATACTGTGATTATACACATTTGCTCTATATACACTTTATTAGTTATCAGCCCAAACACTCCCAATATATCGGCATATTGGATATCAGCAAAAAGTCAAATATCGTGCATCTTTAGCATTAGTGTATTAGTGTATAAGTGTATGTATCATTCATTATCCTTAGTTATCATTAATAACAGTCCATCTGCTCTCTCAGGTGCaaataaaagagacaaaaacaaaccacaagtAGATGTGACAACAGTGGACATATTAATGGACAAATCTGATTGTGGATGTAATAAATTAGATTCATTATGAATTTATCAGCCCAGTATTTATTCAATTCATAAATGACTTGTTTGATTCAtgtaatgtcagaaaatgttgaaacatgtttctcaaactgccAACCAGCTacttcctcaaatgtcttgttttgactaCAAACCaacattttcagttcagtttcacGGAGGACGAAATAAACTAGAGCactttcatatttaagaagctgaaatcacagatACTGTTTTTATCTCTAAATTAAACCCACACAGACCTGATGGAGCATCAGAATAGTTGATGGATTTTTGTAGTTGTTTATTTATCCCTCTCGTCTTATGTCAAGCGGCGTGAAATAAAGTTGCCTCACTTGTTCTGAAACGTCTGTTTGCATTTCTGTCCCCACATAGCCTCTTGGATCCGTCTTGGCTCTGTGtgctttttcaaacaaaaacaaagtataaTTGTTCTCCTCTGCAGATTCACACAGGTATGCAACACGCGATTATCTGGCCCTGTCAGCCCTACTGTGTACCTCTGGATGAGAAGTTGCTGCCTCAGTATCTGAAGGAGTCCGGCTACGCTACACACATGGTGGGCAAGTGGCACCTGGGCATGTACAAGAAGGACTGTCTGCCCACCCGCCGGGGCTTTGATACATACTTTGgtttgtatattttaaagtgtttgagTTCATGTGGTATTCAAGAAAGATGATTTATCTTTATATAAGTTCATGTGATGTCGCATAGATAATGTTTTAATTAGTTATCAAGCTTTCCACAGTAATGCTTGATGTGGAGCGTTGACAGAGGGTGAAAGGCAggtcacatcctggacacacaaagaccaacaatcacactcacactcaggtcaatttagaatgcaatacctggagaaaacccaagtgcacatgaggagaacatgcacatAGAAAGGGCAATTAACTAGAAAGCTGCACGAATCATAACATTAACCAATTGTTTTTGGGCTCATTGCTTCCTGCAGGCTACCTGACAGGCGGCGAGGACTACTACAGTCATATACGCTGTGCTTCCGACTCTGCTTTAAATAAGAGTTTCTGTGCCTTGGACCTGAGGGATGGAGAAGAGGTCGCTACTACATACAAAGGACAATATTCAACGGAGCTGTTCAGCCAAAAGGCCATCAGCGTCATCGAAAACCACAACGCCAACAAGGTGACACACACGCCCACAAACTTGTTTCTATATCTTGGTGAcaacacatcatagacataatgcattcccttaaCTTTAACCATTACAACTAAGGGCCTAAACCCAATTTTAACTCTATTCCTAACCctgaaaaaagccctttaatgtCCAGACAAAGTGTCCCCACAGGTTTTTACCTTTACTGGACCAGAGATTGCATCTCATCACCtgtcacaaatgaaaaatgatgagATGAGCTGTGTTCCCAAAACAATCCTGCCTACTGCTGCTTTAATGATTGTCCAGACCTTTGACTTGGAGTTTCTGAGTCACAGAGAAGAGGAACCATCACATTTTgtcctcttttttgttttgttttttgtttttttagccgCTCTTCCTCTACGTGGCACTGCAGGCGGTCCATTCTCCCATGCAGGTGCCAGAGCGATACATGAAACCTTACCAGTTCATCAAAGACAATTATCGCAGGATCTACGCTGGCATGGTGTCAGCTATGGACCAAGCTGTGGGCAACATCACCGAGGCTTTGCACCGGGCTGGACTCTGGGACAACACGGTGCTTGTGTTCTCGACGGGTATGTTTCCGTACTGAACGATCCTGTTTCTGTCGTGCGAGGTTTTTGAAGTATTGGCTGTCTCATGTTGGCAGATAACGGAGGTCAGACAATGTCTGGTGGCAGCAACTGGCCACTGCGAGGCCGGAAATGGTCACTGTGGGAAGGCGGGGTCCGTGGAGTTGGATTTGTCGCCAGCCCGCTACTGAAACAACCTGGAAGTTTCAGCGACAAACTCATCCACatctctgattggctgcctACATTTGTCGGCCTGGCAGGAGGGAGCATCAACACCACAAAGCCCCTGGATGGATTCGACGTGTGGAAATCGATCAGGTGAGCGGGGGAAAGAAGATTCTCACagatccttttgtttttttatcatcgTCTTCTCTCCATTCCCAGCTTTGTCCCTCATGAACTAGAAACTAGAAATCCTGTTATGATGACATTGGCACATCATTTTATTGaatgatttatatatatatatatatatatatatatgtatatacatacatatacacatatgtcgGCCATGTGTTAGACGTCGTTGTGCACGtgtgtctctttttgttgtGCAATCGTGTGTTTACGAGGAACACTTACTCTTATGTTACAGCTATGGGCTTCCCTCACCCAGACAGGAGCTGTTGCACAACATCGACCCTATGTTTCAAGAAGAAACTCCATGTAAGTTCCCTTTTCCACCGACCGTTCATTCTCTTCATAATGCAGCAGGAGGCTGCAGTTGACACGTGTAATTTGATCATATAAACTGTTTTTAAGTCTTCAAGAAATGACAGCTTTTCAACATTTattgttcatgtcacttttccAATCACTAGATTACTGCTGCTTCCCAAAGGACATCTTTTTCTTCCCCAAATATTTACTGTCACAGTCTTCCAACACTAACCTAACACTTTACAGAGGGTGTCTTACATTACAATAGTTAACCACCTAACCTTTCTATGATTGTTTTGTAGATGGATGACTTTGATGATCAGctctgtcctcttctctctgcaggTGAAGACGAGGAGTATCGGTTAGCTTTATCTGAGGTGGCCAGCAGAGAACCCTGGACACAGTATAGCTTCAATGTGTCCATTCACGCTGCTATTCGAGTCTCTAACTGGAAGCTGCTGACTGGCAACCCAGGTCAGTATCCTCTGTCACCCATAATGACATGTTTAGTCAAAGTGCGGAGTAGAAAATGAAGCTTTACAAAGAGGCAGTCGTCTTTGCTTGTGAGACTGTAAGACTGATTGTTGGTGAATACGTGAATTCATGAGGTGATGaagtgaggagagaggggaaggaTATAAGATTCAAACCAACCAGACATAGAATAAATGGGGTAATAAATCGTCCTGAggatagatttatttttaactcaaCAACTGACTGACCCTTGACTGCACCACCACTGCTGCTCATGCCCTTCATCTTTGTACTTCCAGGGTGTGACAAGTGGTTCCCTCGGCCCCCCCACAACACAAGCCTGTCGCAGAGTGACCGACTGAAGCCTGTAATGCTCTTTGACGTAGAGAGGGATCCTCAGGAGAGATACGACTTATCAGATCAGTTCAGTGGTGTGGTGGATTATCTCCTCAATAGACTCAGCGATTACCAGAAGAGTGCCTTGCCCATTAACTACCCCAAATCTGACCCCAGGTGTGACCCGACTTCCAGGGGAGCCTGGGGACCCTGGGCTTAGATGGAGAAGGCAGTGATGAGCAGCCATACGGGATGGGTGTATTGAAAAATGTTATACATTTATTCAGGGACAGATTTCGTCCTTCTTTTTCACAATCACAAAGCTGCCCAGGAAAAAGCAGGCAGTATTTAACCTGGTTAAAAAAACTGTGATGCCTTTTTGACGCTgctgaaaaacaatattttacgAACAAATTAGCCTTTGGGGGCAAGAGCCAGTCATTTGGTATAGATAGTACATATGTGAGCCAAGACTTGTCTTTGCTGTGTCATGTTTACGGTCGTAGGAGCAACAATAGACATGAGAATGTATTTGCAGTTCTTTAAAAGGGAATATTTTCTGTTGGGGTTTTCAGCATCTGCATAAATTAACTTAATatgtttatttctattattCTTGAATAAGTAGACATTGTGTCCTTCTCACGGATGTGTAGGTTAAGACTCGTCTCACAGGCCAATCGGTTAAAATGATggattttattatatttcaaGTTTGTTATGGAAATGTTGTTCAAaaattttatttctctgttttcagatttcttttatttttataaaatctGTTCAAGGGTCAggtcagctgtgttttttttatgtatctGTCAATGTCAATtgaactgtaaataaatgtaaacgtGAGGGATTTCTGGTGGATTTCAGGTCTCTCTTATATTATGACTTCAGGGAAAAACTGCAGCGCTaatttttagacccactcgtggggggcgggacctcattcccagaaagtaaacagtgtccgccatctttgctaacaggaccaagtgtcactggtgggcacgtaacaaagaaaataatgaagatatttctcaactcagggaaactgaggttgggaagcacaatttttcaaaaaatactaccactattctagtaatacaaatacaagtgaagtgaaggaaagtattcctttaagtcaggggtgtcaaactcaaatgaccttggggccaatgagcatcgaGTCTGGTCAAGTGGGGGCCGACATAGATAAAtaactatttagtagccggtgggcaatataagatattcattatgatattagacagaattgcaaagtaaaagtgcttgttttgatataaaatgattcacagtaaaaaacatttgtgatgcacaaaaacagaaaattgaattgaaaatttagtaaataatgatgaggataattgtgattaaaacagcttaaatatatgtaatttcatgttgagtgtaatacatttaataaagcaatgattacaacctaatgtcttattactattataaaaatattgccggcaaatatatttagtcttatattctgtctctattccaccaccttgcacagtggtggacgggccgcatgtaatcaattggagggccacatgtggcccccgggccaccagtttgacacacgTGCTTTAAGTGCATACAATTTGGGGAAAAATGATTTTGCCAGGTATCTCCAGGTAAGGGATTATttcaacaaagaaattaaacaatcAGTGAATAATGACCCAAACGTCcctcattcattttctaccactttataccacatgagggtcacatgtGGACATCGGGCGAAAGTCACCAGTCCAccacacacagccacagatagagacaaacaacaatccGCTctcagtcaatttagagtatccagTTTCTCCTAATCCTCAAATAATCTgagagaggaaaccagagacaacaaggcaatcagagatggcagacacGCACCAAGCCTCTGtcgccctctgttggtcatatcgCCAtgtgcggaaacacaaacagacacacagagccactacaaacaatacttcactcccactccatgGGGTGACGTAATAACCCATGACggcacatggggagaacatgcaaactccatgtggAAAGGCCCTTGTGCCGACCGGGTCGCAAAACTGAGTGTTCTTGCTGCATAGGCAAAAGAGCTAACCACTACATCCACCGCGTGGTCCACAACCCGTGATCAACATATTAATTGATACGTACAGTATAAGGCTAAAGGCAGCAACAAACATCTCATATCACAaatttacaaagacacaaaatccAAAAACTCTTACATCATATTGTATTAAACAGAAATGGGAGGAGTCTGGCCTAGAAATATCTTACAGATGTGTAATTTACTCActcaaacctttatttaacagacaATGTCTTGTTGAAATAAAGATGGAGTTTCTGGGAAAAAGACGCCCTGACGGGACAAAATTACAAAGCAATAGAATAgaaagcctttattgtcatCGCACAGGAACAGTAAATGCTTCAGGTAGGAGGAAGTGGGGAGACGGACaggatggaggagggaggagggagtcGCAAGACAGTGTGTGCATTGCTTTAATTATCAAGGTATGAATGTACACCAATTTATATACATAATGAGCTGATTTTGAAGTTTGCAAACATTCTGTTTCTTTAGGCTAACAAGTTGATTTCCCTCCCCCCCCAAAACAAATTCACCTGTAAACCATggaattacaataaaaaattaaattactCTTCCGACATTTTAAGACACTGTGGCACAAAGGCATCACGCAGcagtttgtgttactgtaaaaGGCCATTGTTTAGCCACTCTGAACCGTCACATGGTTGGTGTTCCACAGGACACGGCACTGACTGCACATGATTCGCTTCCCTTCACACCTTTAACCCATCACCCTCTCACTCATAATTCACAGTGGCATCGTTCTTTATTCGCCGGTGACAAACTGATCCAGGACCAGTTGCTGCTTATGCTTTACTCTTTGCTTTCTTCTGCAGCCGGGTCCTTGTGGGCTCGGTGAGGACTAAGGGTTCCTGGATGACCATGGCCGGGTATTTCCTCCCCAGCAGTTCCACCTCCACCTTCTGGCCCACAGAACACAGCTCCAGGGGCAGGTATGCAAACGCCAGGCTCTGCTGGCTGCTGTAGCTGTAGGCACCAGACGTCGTGTTGCCGACCACCTGGAGACAAACATGATGGACAGCAGCTGAGTTACGGAAGCCTGGCAATAACCCACCACAGCAGCACGTGTTGAACAGAGGACATTAGTGAGGGCTTCAATTGACGCTGACCTTGCCATTGAGCCAGACAGTCTCATTGCCCTCTGGATCAATGTTATCTGTATCTACTGTGATGTAGGACAGCTTCCTCTTCAGGCCTTTGGCTTTAATCTCCTGAAGCGCCGCTTTGCCGATGAAGTCAGCcggctggacacacacacacacacacaaaaaaagcacacagcATTGTAGTTAAAGATATATCACtgagtatttttgaaaaatctgtttttcctccgCGAGTTTTTGTGTTGCCAAGTTTGCAAAAGCATTGTTGTCCACTTGGTTACACAAAAGCCCTTTGTTAAGTGCTGTCTAAGGAGAAAaccccccctcacacacacagggagaacatgcaaacagtAGCACAACCCTTCGAAATCATAGCACTAGATATTCAGTCGCCTCtacacagcagcttcagctgTGGGTCAGAAACGCTGCACTTGACCACACCTTAGCCTCACTCCGCGTCTAAAAGtggagatgcattcaagaacaGACGGCTGAAAATACTCTTCTCTTAGACTGGGAAGAAAAATAGAGAAGTTTGACATTTGCAAACTCACAAATCACACAGGCAGCGTGCAAGCATCCCGGACCgggattcaaaccagtgacctttaTCTCAATGCGTCCAATTAACCCGAGTTCATGCCAAACTCCAAAAACAAGACCGGTGGTTTACCTTGTTTAGTTTGATGAAATAATCCAGGCCGGCCTCCAGGGGATTGGTGTCACAGTTCATCTGTAAAGATTAACAAGTTTCCGCCTGTGACACATTGCATAGTCCTaacagttgtttgtgtgtttggactttgtgtgtttggactgtgtgtTTGGACCAAGAAAacgtatctttgtgaggacatttggagCTTGTGGGAAATTTGACAACTTTAAATTGCCTTTTTCAGAATTAGGATGTGGTTTTATGGTTAGTCTTGATGACTAAGGTAAGGGGCGAGAACATGCATTGTGTCTatgatgtgtgcgtgtgtgtgtgtgtgtgtgcttacctCAGCTCCCCAGCCTCTAAAGCCTTTCTCCAATCTGAGAGAGGCCATCGCGTAGGTGCCAAAATTATCAATGCCTTCATCTTTTCCTGCTTCCATCATGGCCTCGTACACAGCTGCCATGTTCTTCTGATCAATGTACAGTTCCCAGCCGAGCTCACCTGTACAAGCACACAACACATATGGTGTACTGTGAATGCAGGGACGGCCCATCCATAGAGGTCCATACAGTCTGGGACTATtgtgtgtaatctgcattcaaaatgtttcctgttcctttggggcaacaaaaaaagttataaGTTATAAGTGGCACATGCGCACTGGAACTGCCTCCAATGTTGCACCCACATAACCGGATATAAACATCTTATTATGAGGCTCTTGTGGCGCAGGACTCTGCACACATGTCTTCtccacagcaggtgagacaggtgatgGCTGAGTCAatcgtgtctgtgtgtgtgtctcaaggAACAACCGTTTCAGGGACCTAAGTCGTCCTACGCGGCACTTATTACCGGTGTAGGAAATTCGGATGGCGCGGAGAGGAATGCCGCCAAGCTTGATGGACTTGCAGTTGAGGAATT
Proteins encoded in this window:
- the LOC122787021 gene encoding arylsulfatase B-like, whose product is MSEGLFLLVCFFAFPVVVFAQQPNIVLILADDYGWNDVGYHGSEINTPNLDKISASGVRLENYYVQPICTPSRNQLMTGRYQIHTGMQHAIIWPCQPYCVPLDEKLLPQYLKESGYATHMVGKWHLGMYKKDCLPTRRGFDTYFGYLTGGEDYYSHIRCASDSALNKSFCALDLRDGEEVATTYKGQYSTELFSQKAISVIENHNANKPLFLYVALQAVHSPMQVPERYMKPYQFIKDNYRRIYAGMVSAMDQAVGNITEALHRAGLWDNTVLVFSTDNGGQTMSGGSNWPLRGRKWSLWEGGVRGVGFVASPLLKQPGSFSDKLIHISDWLPTFVGLAGGSINTTKPLDGFDVWKSISYGLPSPRQELLHNIDPMFQEETPCEDEEYRLALSEVASREPWTQYSFNVSIHAAIRVSNWKLLTGNPGCDKWFPRPPHNTSLSQSDRLKPVMLFDVERDPQERYDLSDQFSGVVDYLLNRLSDYQKSALPINYPKSDPRCDPTSRGAWGPWA